From Paenibacillus sp. GP183, one genomic window encodes:
- a CDS encoding ABC transporter substrate-binding protein yields the protein MKKRFGLISLVLLLSLSIVAAGCAKNAADTTNETPKATEAAGAATAAPSTVTAKPSEPAVEISIMYPGTVQKDVALVEAEANKYLKDKINVTLKLNAVDWGQWDNKLNLLIASGEPADIIFTAAWQRYSINVAKGAFLELGALIDKNAPEIRKELDPAFLEGSKINGKNYGIPTNKELAATYGVIYRQDLVDKYQLDVSKVKTWADLEPLLKVIKEKESNITPFFLTSTGNSIDLAWDALGDNNIPGVISKIGTSTKIFNKLESPEFLDIMKLTRSWFKAGYINQDAATSTVTVADQAKAGKVFMWVDGLKPGKAAELEGYVGFKLGQIDLTVPAITTGDASGAMLAISKSSKNPDKAMQVIGLLHSDKFLNNLINYGIEGKHYVKKSDNIIDVAPGIDPKNHPYNPGAQWELGNQFLNYLMSNENPQKWELFKAFNAKGVKSPGLGFSFDAEPVKSEIAAVANVGKQYQSAIRTGSVEPEAKIAEFLAKQKAAGVDKIITEKQKQFDAFLAAKK from the coding sequence ATGAAAAAAAGATTTGGTTTGATTAGCTTGGTTTTACTATTATCACTTAGTATTGTGGCAGCAGGGTGTGCGAAGAACGCAGCAGACACAACAAATGAAACGCCGAAAGCTACTGAGGCAGCAGGTGCTGCAACTGCAGCTCCGTCAACAGTGACAGCTAAGCCAAGTGAACCTGCAGTGGAAATATCCATCATGTATCCAGGTACAGTACAAAAGGATGTTGCCTTAGTCGAAGCAGAAGCAAATAAATATTTAAAAGACAAGATTAATGTTACGCTTAAATTAAATGCAGTCGATTGGGGCCAATGGGATAATAAACTGAACCTATTGATCGCTTCTGGTGAGCCTGCTGATATTATTTTCACAGCCGCATGGCAGAGATATTCGATTAATGTAGCAAAAGGTGCTTTTTTAGAGCTTGGGGCTTTGATTGACAAAAATGCTCCAGAAATACGGAAAGAGCTAGATCCAGCTTTCTTGGAAGGATCCAAAATTAATGGAAAAAACTACGGAATTCCAACTAACAAAGAACTGGCTGCAACATACGGCGTTATCTATCGTCAAGATTTAGTTGATAAATACCAATTGGATGTATCCAAGGTCAAAACATGGGCTGATTTAGAGCCATTGTTAAAAGTGATAAAAGAAAAGGAATCTAATATTACGCCTTTCTTTTTGACTTCGACTGGTAATAGTATCGATCTAGCATGGGATGCTTTAGGCGATAATAATATTCCGGGCGTTATTAGTAAAATAGGTACATCCACGAAAATTTTTAATAAATTGGAATCTCCTGAATTTTTAGACATAATGAAACTTACTCGTTCATGGTTCAAGGCAGGTTACATCAATCAAGATGCAGCAACCAGCACTGTGACCGTAGCCGATCAAGCAAAAGCAGGAAAAGTATTTATGTGGGTAGACGGTCTAAAACCAGGTAAGGCAGCTGAATTGGAAGGTTATGTTGGTTTTAAGCTAGGACAAATTGATTTGACAGTGCCTGCTATTACAACGGGGGATGCTTCAGGAGCAATGTTGGCCATTTCGAAATCATCGAAAAATCCAGATAAAGCCATGCAAGTGATTGGATTGCTGCATAGTGATAAATTTTTAAATAACTTAATTAACTATGGTATTGAAGGAAAGCATTATGTGAAAAAATCGGATAATATCATTGATGTAGCTCCTGGAATTGACCCTAAAAATCATCCTTATAACCCAGGCGCACAATGGGAGCTTGGCAACCAATTCTTAAACTACCTGATGTCTAATGAAAATCCGCAGAAATGGGAGTTGTTTAAGGCATTCAACGCTAAAGGCGTTAAATCTCCGGGTCTAGGCTTCTCATTTGATGCTGAACCCGTTAAAAGTGAAATCGCAGCTGTAGCTAATGTTGGTAAACAATACCAATCCGCAATCAGAACGGGATCAGTGGAGCCGGAAGCTAAAATCGCTGAGTTCTTGGCAAAACAAAAAGCAGCTGGTGTGGATAAAATTATTACTGAAAAGCAAAAACAATTTGATGCTTTCTTAGCAGCTAAGAAATAA
- a CDS encoding carbohydrate ABC transporter permease, which yields MAKYTLSQWLLHLFFICASLACLLPVVLVVGVSFSDENTIVANGFKFIPQKFSLEAYNFLLNQAPQIITAYGVSIFVTVVGTLLSLLLIALYAYPLSRKELKHRNKFALFIFLTMIFNGGLVPWYLVYVNFLHLKDSVWSLIIPLLLQPFFVIIMRTFFQTTIPDSIVESATIDGASEWKIFYKIILPLSLPVLATIGLFNTLNYWNDWFLSLLYITKSNGISLQYLMYKTLLNIQYLTTNDNAASQLSKVGGVINLPSRTLQMAMAVVGIGPIVLAYPFFQKYFVKGLTIGAVKG from the coding sequence ATGGCAAAATATACATTATCCCAATGGCTGCTTCATCTATTTTTTATCTGTGCCTCGTTAGCTTGTTTACTTCCCGTTGTCTTGGTTGTTGGGGTTTCCTTTTCGGATGAAAACACAATTGTTGCAAATGGCTTTAAGTTTATTCCGCAGAAATTCAGCCTAGAAGCCTATAATTTTCTGCTTAATCAAGCACCGCAAATTATTACAGCTTATGGGGTTTCTATCTTTGTTACAGTGGTAGGTACATTACTTAGTTTACTATTAATTGCCCTTTATGCTTATCCTTTATCCAGAAAAGAATTGAAGCATCGTAATAAATTTGCGCTTTTTATATTTTTGACGATGATCTTTAATGGTGGATTGGTTCCTTGGTACTTGGTCTATGTGAATTTCTTGCATCTCAAAGATTCGGTTTGGTCCCTGATTATACCTTTATTGCTCCAACCGTTTTTTGTAATCATAATGCGAACCTTTTTTCAAACGACTATTCCAGATTCGATCGTTGAATCTGCAACCATTGACGGTGCAAGTGAATGGAAAATATTCTATAAAATCATCCTGCCGTTATCGCTTCCGGTGCTCGCTACAATTGGACTGTTTAATACATTGAATTACTGGAATGATTGGTTCCTCAGCTTACTCTATATTACCAAAAGCAATGGAATTAGCCTGCAGTATCTAATGTATAAAACACTACTTAACATTCAGTATTTGACAACGAATGATAATGCAGCCAGTCAATTGTCCAAAGTGGGCGGGGTCATTAATCTCCCATCAAGGACATTGCAGATGGCGATGGCAGTGGTTGGTATTGGACCAATTGTGTTAGCGTATCCTTTTTTTCAGAAATATTTTGTCAAAGGGCTTACCATTGGCGCTGTGAAAGGCTAA
- a CDS encoding ABC transporter permease subunit, with protein sequence MQFKALYLMFLPGVAFLLINNYLPMFGIIIAFKNVNYTDGIFGSPWIGWTNFKFLFSTSDAWVITRNTLVYNAIFIFLNLVCGVGIAILFNEVKSRIMGKLYQSIIFLPYFLSMIIVGYIVFAFLGVENGFINNSILKPLGIEGIDWYSENKYWPYILPIVNTWKGIGYFSLIYLAAIIGFDTDYYEAATIDGASRWQQIRYLTVPLLYPLMIITTLLGIGRIFYSDFGLFFQVPLNSGTLFPTTNVIDTYVYRTFQTNGDIGMSSAAGLYQAVVGMILVFITNALVRKYSKENALF encoded by the coding sequence ATGCAGTTCAAAGCACTTTATCTGATGTTTTTACCTGGAGTCGCCTTTCTTCTAATTAACAATTACTTGCCGATGTTTGGTATTATTATCGCTTTTAAAAATGTGAATTATACCGATGGCATTTTTGGAAGTCCGTGGATAGGCTGGACAAATTTCAAATTTTTATTCAGCACATCCGATGCATGGGTGATTACGCGAAATACATTGGTTTATAATGCAATATTTATATTTTTGAATCTAGTATGCGGGGTCGGAATAGCTATTTTGTTTAACGAAGTGAAAAGCCGTATTATGGGTAAGCTTTATCAATCCATCATCTTTCTGCCGTACTTCCTATCCATGATAATCGTGGGTTATATTGTTTTCGCTTTTTTAGGCGTTGAAAATGGTTTTATTAACAACTCTATATTGAAGCCCTTGGGTATAGAGGGGATAGATTGGTACTCCGAAAACAAATACTGGCCTTATATATTACCCATCGTAAACACTTGGAAAGGGATTGGCTATTTTTCACTGATTTACCTAGCAGCTATTATTGGTTTTGATACCGATTATTATGAAGCAGCTACGATCGATGGGGCATCAAGGTGGCAGCAAATTCGTTATTTAACGGTTCCCTTATTATATCCGTTGATGATTATCACGACATTGCTTGGGATCGGCAGAATATTCTATTCCGACTTTGGATTATTCTTTCAAGTTCCATTGAATTCAGGAACGCTTTTCCCCACTACCAATGTTATTGATACATATGTATACCGCACCTTTCAAACCAATGGGGATATTGGAATGTCTTCTGCAGCAGGGCTATACCAGGCCGTGGTTGGGATGATCCTGGTATTCATAACCAATGCACTTGTTAGAAAATACAGCAAAGAGAATGCACTTTTTTAA
- a CDS encoding response regulator, whose translation MYNMLVVDDELYAVKGITQGIDWSEFNITQVFEAYNVEEAKQKFALFPIDLVICDIEMPLNSGLDLLEWMKLNYPQTEMIFVTVHADFSYARTALHLGSFDYLLKPVNYDELKAVVSRVLQMIVDDRTNQKYSLLYESQKPRMEERFWQDFFGQRISPSKYELEQLITKYQLSLSPDISVLPILISVELWQKELTVREEEVMEYALRNAAGELIVQSDLGSVIQDRSGHNLILLYIKPVESLNLEEITLRCEKYLKACNHYFYCHLSCYVGGVSTFPNLLRTYVSLLEMERSNVTQSNKVLAQFNLWSQRIVSLGTDVMNTEDNEQASVIQKIYDYIDEHLQEDMSREQIAEHVHFNPAYLSRLFRKETKHSLTDCILQKRMEKAKSLLASTNVKISDISSLVGYCNIPYFTKMFKRFVGTTPQDYRKSHS comes from the coding sequence ATGTATAATATGTTGGTTGTGGATGATGAATTATATGCGGTCAAGGGAATCACACAAGGAATTGATTGGTCTGAGTTTAATATTACACAGGTTTTCGAGGCGTATAACGTAGAAGAGGCTAAACAAAAGTTTGCTCTTTTTCCAATAGACTTAGTGATTTGTGATATAGAAATGCCTTTAAATAGTGGATTAGATCTATTAGAGTGGATGAAGCTAAATTATCCGCAAACTGAAATGATTTTTGTGACAGTACATGCTGACTTTAGTTATGCACGAACTGCGCTTCATCTGGGCAGCTTTGATTATTTACTGAAGCCTGTCAATTACGATGAATTGAAAGCGGTGGTGAGCCGTGTCTTGCAGATGATTGTTGATGATCGGACCAACCAAAAATATTCTTTGTTATACGAATCACAAAAGCCGCGAATGGAGGAAAGATTTTGGCAGGATTTTTTTGGACAGAGAATTTCTCCTTCAAAGTATGAATTAGAACAGTTGATTACCAAATATCAATTAAGTCTATCACCCGATATTTCGGTATTGCCTATACTCATTAGTGTTGAATTATGGCAGAAGGAATTGACTGTCCGTGAGGAAGAGGTCATGGAGTACGCCTTGCGAAACGCAGCTGGTGAACTGATTGTCCAAAGCGACTTAGGCAGTGTTATCCAAGATCGAAGCGGGCATAATCTTATTTTACTCTATATTAAGCCTGTGGAATCTCTAAATCTAGAAGAAATCACACTTCGATGTGAAAAGTATCTCAAAGCATGCAACCACTATTTTTATTGTCACTTATCTTGTTATGTTGGGGGTGTTTCAACTTTTCCTAATTTGCTAAGAACCTATGTTTCACTTTTAGAGATGGAAAGAAGCAATGTCACCCAATCTAATAAAGTCTTAGCCCAATTTAATTTGTGGTCACAGCGAATTGTATCATTAGGAACAGATGTTATGAATACAGAGGATAATGAACAGGCATCAGTCATTCAAAAAATATACGATTATATAGATGAGCATTTACAAGAGGATATGAGCAGAGAGCAAATAGCGGAGCATGTCCATTTCAATCCGGCTTATCTGTCACGATTATTTCGTAAGGAAACGAAACATTCGCTGACAGATTGCATATTGCAAAAACGCATGGAAAAAGCGAAGTCATTATTGGCTTCTACAAATGTAAAAATTAGTGATATTTCCTCATTAGTCGGTTATTGCAACATTCCGTACTTTACCAAAATGTTCAAACGTTTCGTGGGCACAACACCTCAGGATTATCGCAAGTCCCATTCATAA
- a CDS encoding histidine kinase produces MRHSLRFKFVVGFLIIIVPLVCFLLFNNIYASNVVREQVSKTNSNALNQYVKQLDQMFTEATNYLNLLNENETEVNSVDFIPFDSDDYVINKVKLFQRFRTTLNYYPLMDSFFLYNIRAHDLIFASKRDYYTERDTILNKLTVDLEAPPAQVIEEWQLIPSGTGMALIKIVRLSNNLLAGALVNTDRLVDSLGFLEIGSTGGAVILSKQSEVASSTTLSDSKLKVAMNTLLKPDDLFQTVTDPAGGKKYLLIGVLSDVANIKYRVMIPEETILRNLPFFRLAVYIVPLGGFLFLLFYFILLRQVLLKPMKTLIQGMNRIMRGDLNTRLNENHSSEFAFLMGTFNNMVTQISKLKIDVYEEKIRTQDAEFGLLQVQIRPHFYLNSLNIIHSLAAIKEYALIQKMTQLLAEYFRFIIQTKNGTVSLESEIRHIQNYLEIQKLRFPNQLNYEIVLPDRFLNCIILPLTIQTFVENSIIHGFASLKELFVIRILIDENDQAADDLLWIEVSDNGIGFPEPILRKLQDGTYENEVFDDGHLGIQNVMQRQRIQYEAKAKLLFNNGSNKGAEIKIGIPLSYEDKEEEDDV; encoded by the coding sequence ATGAGACATTCCTTACGGTTTAAGTTCGTTGTTGGCTTTTTGATCATTATTGTTCCATTGGTTTGTTTTCTGTTATTTAATAACATATATGCAAGTAATGTTGTACGTGAACAAGTTTCGAAAACCAATAGTAATGCATTGAATCAGTATGTTAAACAGCTGGATCAGATGTTTACAGAAGCCACGAATTATCTGAATTTATTGAACGAAAACGAAACGGAAGTGAATTCCGTTGATTTTATTCCATTCGATAGTGATGATTATGTGATCAACAAAGTAAAGCTGTTTCAACGCTTCCGTACGACTCTGAATTATTACCCGCTAATGGATTCTTTTTTTCTATATAATATCAGAGCGCATGATTTAATTTTTGCTTCGAAAAGAGATTACTATACCGAAAGAGATACCATACTGAATAAATTGACAGTCGACCTTGAAGCGCCACCCGCTCAAGTAATCGAAGAATGGCAGTTGATTCCATCTGGAACTGGGATGGCACTGATTAAAATTGTGCGTCTTAGTAATAATTTACTGGCCGGAGCGCTTGTTAATACAGACCGGCTGGTCGATTCCTTGGGTTTTTTGGAAATTGGCTCAACGGGAGGGGCCGTTATTCTCTCCAAGCAAAGTGAAGTTGCGTCCTCTACTACCTTATCTGACTCCAAACTAAAAGTAGCGATGAATACGCTATTAAAGCCAGATGATCTTTTTCAAACCGTTACCGATCCAGCAGGCGGGAAGAAATATTTGCTGATTGGCGTGCTTTCTGATGTTGCTAATATTAAGTACCGAGTGATGATCCCCGAGGAGACGATTCTTCGGAATCTGCCATTTTTTCGATTAGCTGTCTATATTGTACCTTTGGGCGGATTTTTGTTTTTATTATTTTATTTTATTCTATTGCGCCAAGTGCTGTTGAAGCCAATGAAAACCTTGATTCAGGGGATGAATCGGATAATGCGTGGAGATTTGAACACTCGCTTGAATGAAAACCATTCCAGTGAGTTTGCCTTTTTAATGGGTACCTTCAATAATATGGTTACCCAAATATCTAAATTAAAGATCGACGTTTATGAGGAAAAAATTCGAACACAGGATGCTGAATTCGGGCTTTTGCAAGTACAAATAAGACCGCACTTTTATTTGAACTCGCTAAATATTATACACAGCCTAGCGGCAATTAAAGAATATGCCTTGATTCAGAAAATGACACAGCTTCTTGCAGAGTATTTTCGATTTATTATTCAAACAAAGAATGGCACTGTTTCACTTGAATCTGAAATCCGTCATATCCAAAATTACTTAGAGATTCAGAAGCTGCGTTTTCCTAATCAACTCAATTATGAGATTGTGCTCCCGGACCGTTTTCTGAATTGTATAATCCTTCCCTTAACCATTCAAACCTTTGTTGAGAACAGCATCATCCATGGGTTTGCTTCCCTCAAAGAATTATTTGTTATTCGCATCCTTATTGATGAGAATGATCAAGCAGCTGATGATCTATTGTGGATTGAAGTCAGTGATAATGGGATCGGATTTCCCGAGCCGATACTACGCAAATTACAAGATGGGACGTACGAGAATGAAGTTTTTGATGACGGGCATTTGGGTATTCAAAATGTGATGCAAAGGCAGCGAATACAATACGAAGCCAAAGCCAAATTATTATTTAACAATGGGTCTAATAAAGGTGCAGAAATAAAAATAGGGATTCCTTTAAGTTATGAAGATAAAGAGGAGGAAGACGATGTATAA
- a CDS encoding IS110 family transposase has protein sequence MKFKSQARQNQLIEKITSSHLVVGIDIAQQTHVARAVNFRGIIIGEALSFTNDEDGFNSLLQWIQKLQTAHHLSATVVGMEPTGHYWLNVSRWLAARQFEVVLVNPHLVKKNKENRDNTPSKSDKKDALVIADMVKNGYYSFRRNTPEAFVELRVLLSNRDSVVKRLVSAKNQIHRWVDIVFPELRHVFKHITCIGALVTLRLFPTPAELSQLQPQDVIKGWKSIMKRHSGSRKAQELVTLASRSVGSRQATHAYQLHLKQLLAEYDLACEQLQVVEQEIVAVLERIPFAKSMLAIKGLSAISLAGILGEAGDLSGFVHGNALLRHAGLNLAESSSGKWTGKMVISKRGRSRLRRFLYIATMCLVMNNPEFQAMHKYNVNVKKMKKMKSIMKLCGKLARILVGMARSGQAYTPMKTWPLEQAA, from the coding sequence ATGAAGTTTAAATCGCAAGCCAGACAAAATCAACTCATTGAAAAAATTACCTCTTCGCATCTTGTTGTCGGGATCGACATCGCTCAGCAGACACATGTTGCCCGCGCTGTAAACTTTCGCGGCATCATCATTGGAGAAGCGTTGTCGTTTACGAATGACGAAGATGGATTTAACAGCCTACTTCAATGGATCCAGAAGCTGCAAACAGCTCATCATTTAAGTGCGACCGTTGTCGGCATGGAACCCACGGGACACTATTGGCTTAACGTGTCTCGATGGTTGGCTGCACGCCAATTTGAAGTCGTTTTGGTGAACCCGCATCTTGTGAAAAAGAACAAAGAGAACCGAGATAATACGCCTTCGAAGAGCGACAAAAAGGATGCCCTTGTCATCGCCGACATGGTGAAGAACGGGTACTACTCGTTTAGACGCAACACCCCGGAAGCGTTCGTGGAACTCCGTGTTCTTCTTTCGAACCGGGACTCTGTGGTGAAACGTCTCGTCAGCGCAAAAAACCAAATCCACCGTTGGGTGGACATTGTTTTCCCGGAATTGCGGCATGTATTCAAGCACATCACGTGTATCGGTGCCTTGGTCACGTTACGCCTCTTCCCTACACCAGCAGAATTAAGCCAACTACAACCGCAAGACGTGATTAAAGGGTGGAAATCAATCATGAAGCGGCACAGTGGATCACGAAAAGCCCAGGAACTCGTTACACTGGCCAGCCGCTCTGTCGGATCTCGCCAAGCTACGCATGCATACCAACTGCATTTGAAGCAACTGCTTGCAGAGTATGACCTGGCCTGCGAGCAGCTGCAGGTCGTAGAGCAGGAGATCGTCGCTGTGTTAGAGCGCATCCCCTTTGCAAAATCCATGCTTGCGATCAAGGGATTGAGTGCAATTTCACTGGCCGGTATTCTGGGTGAGGCTGGGGATTTAAGCGGATTTGTTCACGGGAATGCCTTGCTGCGCCATGCCGGCCTCAATCTTGCGGAATCGAGCTCCGGTAAATGGACGGGAAAGATGGTCATTAGTAAGCGCGGTCGCTCCCGGCTCCGCCGCTTCCTCTATATAGCGACCATGTGTTTAGTGATGAATAATCCAGAGTTTCAAGCGATGCATAAATACAATGTGAATGTGAAGAAGATGAAGAAAATGAAGTCCATTATGAAGCTCTGCGGTAAATTGGCTCGCATCTTGGTGGGGATGGCTCGCAGTGGTCAAGCCTACACACCTATGAAAACATGGCCACTTGAGCAAGCAGCTTAA
- a CDS encoding phytanoyl-CoA dioxygenase family protein, which yields MMVKVGSRELEMGGPHLTELRSSNDILYDVQALRERMKEDGFLLIRGFHDREKVLYARTCILKKMDQMGKLDRDTLLEEGIMADGSKTIFMGGTNEDLPALLNVLNGDHVIRFFDELLGEQTLTYHYKWLRAVGKGDFTGAHYDIVYMGRGTQNVYTVWSPLGDISYEMGGLAICLGSHRFEELKRSYGRKDSDRDGIGHYTDDPLEITEKFGGKWATTTFQAGDVLIFGMFLLHCSLENTTNQYRISVDARYQSVNEKVDERWSGKKPRGHFK from the coding sequence ATGATGGTTAAAGTAGGCAGTCGCGAACTAGAGATGGGTGGTCCTCATTTAACGGAGCTCAGAAGTTCGAATGATATTTTGTACGATGTGCAAGCACTACGCGAACGGATGAAAGAAGACGGGTTCTTGCTGATCCGCGGATTTCATGATCGAGAAAAGGTGTTATATGCCCGAACATGTATTTTGAAAAAAATGGACCAGATGGGGAAGTTGGACCGGGACACACTGTTGGAGGAAGGCATCATGGCCGACGGTAGCAAAACCATTTTCATGGGTGGTACAAATGAGGACCTGCCAGCTCTGCTTAATGTATTAAATGGAGATCATGTCATACGCTTTTTTGATGAACTCCTTGGTGAACAGACGCTTACTTATCATTACAAATGGCTCCGTGCAGTAGGCAAGGGAGATTTCACCGGAGCTCATTATGATATTGTCTATATGGGTAGAGGAACGCAAAACGTCTACACAGTATGGTCCCCATTGGGAGATATATCCTATGAAATGGGTGGACTGGCTATTTGTCTCGGCTCGCATCGTTTCGAAGAATTGAAACGGTCGTACGGCAGAAAGGATTCGGATAGGGACGGTATTGGACACTATACCGATGATCCGCTCGAAATTACTGAGAAATTTGGCGGAAAGTGGGCGACAACAACTTTTCAAGCTGGAGATGTTCTCATTTTCGGTATGTTTTTGCTTCACTGTTCACTCGAGAATACGACTAACCAGTATCGGATCAGTGTAGACGCGAGATACCAATCGGTAAACGAGAAGGTAGACGAAAGGTGGAGCGGCAAAAAGCCGCGAGGGCACTTTAAATAA
- a CDS encoding AraC family transcriptional regulator, giving the protein MNIPYGLGKKSAIPLCKFISIWKVQANDAYQVCKGEGFNVPGLFITYEGKGTFSRSTDRHELHAGTYFFVQEAVSSTYRCQNDDWKFYFLDFNSLDMTRFLQLPVCEVVSTGKLAEAIQICERMIDNLIAQPTGYAYSANILLQEVLLLFAREQTVADTFRHTELNKILIFMHKNIDKPFRIEELVQKSGLSRTSFFTRFRSITGLSPSNYMLNLKLESAKASLETTNLSVKEIASTLHFYDEFHFSKLFKRNCGLSPSAFRRLKNSGQNPPVLLS; this is encoded by the coding sequence ATGAATATCCCTTATGGATTAGGGAAAAAATCAGCGATTCCCCTTTGCAAATTTATATCCATTTGGAAAGTGCAAGCAAACGACGCATACCAAGTCTGCAAAGGAGAGGGATTCAATGTCCCCGGCCTGTTTATCACCTATGAAGGAAAGGGAACCTTTTCTCGATCAACAGACCGACATGAACTACACGCAGGTACATATTTTTTCGTTCAAGAGGCTGTTTCATCTACCTATAGATGTCAAAATGATGATTGGAAGTTTTATTTTCTTGACTTTAACAGTTTGGACATGACACGCTTTCTCCAACTTCCCGTCTGTGAGGTCGTTTCAACGGGTAAACTGGCTGAGGCCATTCAAATATGCGAGCGAATGATCGACAACCTGATCGCACAGCCGACCGGATACGCTTACTCCGCCAACATACTGCTACAGGAAGTACTACTCCTCTTCGCCCGAGAACAAACGGTTGCGGACACGTTCCGTCATACGGAGTTGAATAAGATACTTATCTTTATGCATAAAAATATTGACAAGCCGTTCCGAATCGAAGAACTAGTACAAAAAAGCGGCTTGTCCCGCACGTCCTTCTTTACCCGTTTTCGCTCCATAACTGGGCTGTCCCCAAGCAACTATATGTTAAACCTAAAGCTAGAGTCGGCAAAAGCATCTCTCGAGACGACAAACTTGTCGGTCAAGGAAATCGCATCTACCTTACATTTTTATGACGAATTTCACTTTTCTAAGTTGTTTAAGAGAAACTGCGGTCTGTCCCCAAGCGCATTTCGTCGTCTGAAAAATTCCGGACAGAATCCACCGGTGTTGCTTTCTTAG
- a CDS encoding S66 peptidase family protein encodes MIKYPYLDEGAMIGITAPSSGVQVEFHEMFKLACSRLEMKGFNIICGDTVLTQNKAKSSSAKKRAVEFNEMMQNKDIDIIIPPWGGELLIEMLEFVDFENISEKWILGYSDISVLLLATTLKTGIATAHGTNLIDLRGEYSDDTTAMWQNVLSTKTGGSILQQSSAKYQRDWPTNPSLCIFNLTEQTYWKTVSNSNEKIQGRLLGGCIDVIRHLIGTPFGDVQGFRKQFLNGESVIWYLENCELTTVDLRRSLVQMKFAGWFKQCSGIMFGRSPANLPVEHYTVEDVYKDLSDELQIPVIYDIDCGHLPPQITFINGAYAEVKIDDGKGTILQQFN; translated from the coding sequence ATGATTAAGTATCCATATTTAGATGAAGGGGCAATGATAGGAATAACAGCACCCTCATCTGGAGTACAAGTCGAATTTCATGAAATGTTTAAACTTGCTTGTAGTCGTTTGGAGATGAAAGGATTTAATATTATTTGCGGAGATACCGTTTTGACTCAAAACAAAGCAAAATCATCTTCTGCCAAAAAGCGTGCTGTTGAATTTAATGAAATGATGCAAAACAAAGATATCGACATCATCATTCCTCCTTGGGGTGGAGAACTTTTGATTGAGATGCTAGAATTTGTTGATTTTGAAAATATAAGTGAAAAATGGATATTAGGGTATTCAGATATAAGTGTATTGTTATTAGCAACCACTTTAAAGACAGGAATAGCGACTGCTCATGGAACTAATTTAATTGATTTAAGAGGAGAATATTCGGATGATACGACTGCAATGTGGCAGAATGTGTTATCAACTAAAACTGGAGGATCAATACTTCAACAATCCTCAGCAAAATATCAGAGAGATTGGCCCACTAACCCTTCACTATGTATTTTTAATTTAACAGAACAAACCTATTGGAAAACCGTTTCAAATTCCAATGAGAAAATACAAGGTCGTTTACTTGGTGGGTGTATAGACGTGATAAGACATTTGATTGGTACACCATTCGGTGATGTACAAGGCTTTAGAAAACAATTTCTCAATGGGGAATCTGTAATATGGTATTTAGAAAATTGTGAGTTAACAACTGTGGATTTACGTAGGTCATTAGTTCAAATGAAGTTTGCAGGATGGTTTAAACAATGTTCAGGTATTATGTTTGGTCGAAGTCCCGCAAATCTTCCTGTTGAACACTACACAGTTGAAGACGTTTATAAAGACCTTTCTGATGAGCTTCAAATACCAGTTATTTATGACATTGATTGTGGTCATCTCCCTCCACAAATCACATTTATAAATGGGGCTTATGCTGAAGTAAAAATAGATGACGGGAAAGGAACTATTTTGCAACAATTCAATTAG